Proteins encoded by one window of Dyella humicola:
- a CDS encoding alpha/beta hydrolase, whose amino-acid sequence MVLPTVETETAAHPTHSVIWLHGLGADGNDFAPIVPELVSPSWPALRFVFPHAPVRPVTVNGGMPMRAWYDIAGVDLVSRQDEAGMRASIASVDVLIARENERGVPASRILLAGFSQGGAIALAAGLRHADRLAGIVALSTYLPLHDSFAAERNPANAHTPIFWGHGTADPIVPLTRGVASRDLLQSLGYSVAWHTYPMPHSVCGEEVLDLRQWMTTRLAA is encoded by the coding sequence ATGGTCCTGCCCACCGTCGAAACCGAAACCGCCGCCCACCCCACCCACAGCGTGATCTGGCTGCATGGCCTCGGCGCCGATGGCAACGATTTCGCGCCGATCGTGCCAGAGCTGGTATCGCCTTCGTGGCCGGCCTTGCGCTTCGTGTTTCCCCACGCGCCGGTGCGCCCCGTGACCGTCAACGGCGGCATGCCCATGCGGGCCTGGTATGACATTGCAGGCGTGGATCTGGTCTCGCGTCAGGATGAAGCCGGCATGCGCGCGTCCATCGCCAGCGTCGACGTACTGATCGCTCGCGAGAACGAGCGTGGCGTGCCCGCATCGCGCATTCTGCTCGCCGGCTTTTCGCAAGGCGGCGCCATTGCGCTGGCTGCCGGGCTTCGTCATGCCGACCGGCTCGCCGGCATCGTCGCCCTGTCCACTTATCTACCCTTGCACGACTCGTTCGCCGCCGAACGCAACCCCGCCAACGCCCACACGCCGATCTTCTGGGGTCACGGCACGGCCGACCCGATCGTGCCGCTGACGCGCGGCGTCGCTTCGCGCGACCTGTTGCAGTCGCTGGGCTACTCGGTGGCCTGGCACACCTATCCGATGCCGCATTCGGTGTGCGGGGAAGAGGTGCTCGATCTGCGCCAGTGGATGACCACACGCCTGGCGGCCTGA
- a CDS encoding ParA family protein has translation MARIIAVANQKGGVGKTTTAVNLAAALAAAKRKVLLVDFDPQGNATMASGVDKRVAKPNGCEVLLDEAPIEQAIVQTEAHYDLLPGNGDLTAAELKLMDAIARESRLKEQLAKVAHRYDTILIDCPPSLHLLTLNALTAANGLLIPVQCEYFALEGLSSLLDTVKAVRQRLNPALEIEGLLRTMYDVRNNLGNEVSAQLTHHFGDKVLRSIIPRNVRLAEAPSHGQPIHLYDRSSRGAIAYIGLAGEMIRRERGHSAAAVHEHTGDVVAVALHADADETLDDIVDIHQE, from the coding sequence ATGGCCCGCATCATCGCTGTCGCCAACCAGAAGGGCGGCGTCGGCAAGACGACCACCGCCGTCAACCTCGCCGCCGCACTCGCGGCTGCCAAGCGCAAGGTGCTGCTGGTCGATTTCGACCCGCAAGGCAATGCCACCATGGCGTCGGGCGTCGACAAGCGCGTGGCCAAGCCCAACGGCTGCGAAGTGCTGCTGGACGAGGCGCCGATTGAACAGGCGATTGTGCAGACCGAGGCGCATTACGACCTGCTGCCCGGCAATGGCGATCTCACCGCGGCCGAATTGAAGCTGATGGACGCGATCGCCCGCGAAAGCCGACTCAAGGAACAGTTGGCCAAGGTGGCCCATCGGTACGACACGATCCTGATCGATTGCCCGCCTTCGCTACACCTGCTTACGCTCAACGCGCTGACGGCCGCGAACGGCCTGCTGATTCCGGTGCAGTGCGAATACTTCGCGCTGGAAGGTCTCTCCAGCCTGCTCGACACGGTGAAGGCCGTGCGTCAGCGACTCAATCCGGCGCTGGAAATCGAAGGCCTGCTGCGCACCATGTACGACGTGCGCAACAACCTCGGCAACGAAGTCTCGGCGCAACTCACCCATCATTTCGGTGACAAGGTGCTGCGCTCGATCATTCCACGCAACGTGCGTTTGGCCGAAGCGCCCAGTCACGGCCAGCCGATCCATCTGTACGATCGCAGCTCGCGTGGCGCGATCGCCTATATCGGCCTTGCCGGTGAAATGATCCGTCGCGAACGTGGCCATAGCGCGGCCGCGGTGCACGAGCATACCGGCGATGTCGTGGCGGTAGCACTGCACGCCGACGCCGACGAGACGCTCGACGATATCGTCGACATCCATCAGGAGTAA
- a CDS encoding glycosyltransferase, with protein MPQLSVVVPVFNERDNIPPLLAEIAAALRGKVEFEIVYVDDDSSDDSVAVLAAEKTSYPELRIVRHLTRSGQSTAVWNGVRASRSPWIATLDGDGQNDPADIPKLLAARQGAAENVRLFAGWRTTRRDSFNKRISSKIANAVRSRMLKDATPDTGCGLKLFDREVFLRLPYFDHMHRYLPALVKRAGFQSNSVPVGHRPRTAGTSKYGMLDRLWVGLADLRGVAWLMRRGKVTQVEEI; from the coding sequence ATGCCCCAACTGTCCGTCGTCGTGCCGGTATTCAACGAGCGCGACAACATCCCGCCGCTGCTCGCCGAAATCGCCGCCGCTCTGCGGGGCAAGGTCGAGTTCGAGATCGTCTACGTCGACGACGACTCCAGTGACGACAGCGTGGCCGTGCTCGCTGCGGAAAAGACCAGCTATCCCGAACTGCGTATCGTGCGTCACCTGACCCGCAGCGGTCAGAGCACCGCGGTCTGGAATGGCGTACGCGCCTCGCGTTCGCCGTGGATCGCCACGCTGGATGGCGACGGCCAGAACGATCCCGCCGATATTCCGAAGTTGCTGGCGGCGCGCCAGGGCGCGGCGGAGAACGTGCGCCTGTTCGCTGGCTGGCGTACCACGCGCCGCGACAGCTTCAACAAACGCATCTCCTCCAAGATTGCCAATGCGGTGCGTTCGCGCATGCTCAAGGACGCGACGCCAGATACCGGTTGCGGCCTCAAGCTGTTCGATCGCGAGGTGTTCCTGCGCCTGCCCTATTTCGATCACATGCATCGCTACCTGCCGGCGCTGGTCAAACGCGCCGGTTTCCAGAGCAACAGCGTGCCGGTTGGTCACCGTCCGCGTACGGCGGGCACGTCCAAATACGGCATGCTCGATCGTCTCTGGGTCGGCCTGGCCGACCTGCGTGGCGTCGCCTGGCTGATGCGCCGTGGCAAGGTCACCCAGGTCGAAGAGATCTGA
- a CDS encoding helix-turn-helix transcriptional regulator: MDRYERILTLHRLLKSAHYPVPLPRLMDELECSRATLYRDVAFLRDALGAPIESAGGEHAAFRYAIGEGERFELPGLWLTSDELAALLALNELIGRSGPGVLAGALAPFKARIEHLLSDQGSGKALPIERIRVIAWGERTLDQQVFRIVAGSVLERRQLRFRYRARTTNADSHRTVSPQRLTHYRDNWYLDVWDHDREALRSFAVDRIAEPQALDQPARDVAENELNDALASSYGIFAGKPKAWATLRFSQHAARWVADEHWHSQQKGEWLPDGRYELQVPYSNSKELLMDVLKYGPDAEVVAPLSLREELKIQLQLALSGYQQPPG; the protein is encoded by the coding sequence ATGGATCGTTACGAGCGCATTCTGACCCTGCACCGATTGCTGAAGTCGGCGCACTATCCCGTGCCCCTGCCGCGTCTGATGGACGAGCTGGAGTGCTCGCGTGCAACGCTGTATCGCGACGTGGCGTTTCTGCGCGATGCGCTGGGTGCGCCGATCGAAAGCGCGGGTGGCGAACACGCCGCGTTCCGCTATGCGATCGGTGAAGGCGAGCGCTTTGAGCTGCCTGGCCTCTGGCTTACTTCCGACGAACTCGCTGCGCTGCTCGCACTCAACGAATTGATTGGGCGCAGTGGCCCGGGCGTGCTTGCTGGCGCGCTCGCTCCGTTCAAGGCACGCATCGAACATCTGCTTTCCGACCAGGGTAGTGGCAAAGCACTGCCGATCGAACGCATTCGCGTGATCGCGTGGGGCGAGCGCACGCTCGACCAACAGGTATTCCGCATCGTAGCGGGCTCCGTGCTCGAGCGCAGGCAACTGCGCTTTCGCTATCGCGCGCGCACTACCAATGCCGACAGCCATCGCACGGTGTCGCCACAACGGCTGACGCATTACCGCGACAACTGGTACCTGGATGTGTGGGATCACGACCGCGAAGCACTGCGCAGCTTTGCAGTGGATCGCATCGCTGAACCGCAGGCACTGGATCAACCCGCTCGTGACGTGGCGGAGAACGAGCTCAACGACGCGCTCGCTTCCAGCTACGGCATCTTCGCCGGCAAGCCGAAAGCCTGGGCCACGCTGCGTTTCTCGCAGCACGCCGCGCGCTGGGTGGCCGACGAGCACTGGCATTCGCAACAGAAAGGCGAATGGCTGCCCGACGGCCGCTACGAATTGCAGGTGCCTTATTCCAATTCCAAGGAACTGCTGATGGACGTACTCAAGTACGGACCGGATGCGGAAGTGGTGGCGCCGCTGTCGCTGCGCGAGGAGCTGAAGATCCAATTGCAGCTGGCTCTCAGCGGTTACCAGCAACCGCCAGGCTGA
- a CDS encoding DUF481 domain-containing protein produces MKKTLMAGALLAALVSFGALADDAAPSNPPASNPADNGGWSGSGEFGFASSYGNSRSENINAKLGLNQENDMWKNNFFLTGLRSKADVKVVDANGNTTDQLTTTANRYDLGASVGFKLDPRSYIVTATRYEHDDFGANLWQSIISVGYGYIALKTESTELSFEAGPGYKRYRPADLTQTVNGTSTRVQQDIQSEAVGRGLVNYKYRLTDNTALENTLLIEAGSQNKYYQNDIGMSVSMTRKMALKLGYQVRYNSDVQQDTKHTDTLLTTNLLYNF; encoded by the coding sequence ATGAAAAAGACTTTGATGGCGGGCGCCTTGCTCGCCGCGCTGGTAAGTTTTGGCGCTCTGGCCGACGATGCGGCCCCCAGCAATCCCCCCGCCAGCAACCCGGCCGACAATGGCGGCTGGAGCGGCTCGGGTGAATTCGGCTTTGCCTCGTCCTATGGCAACTCCCGCTCGGAAAATATCAACGCCAAGCTGGGTCTGAACCAGGAAAATGACATGTGGAAGAACAATTTCTTCCTCACCGGCCTGCGTTCGAAAGCGGATGTAAAGGTGGTGGACGCCAACGGCAACACGACCGACCAGCTCACTACCACGGCGAATCGCTACGACCTCGGCGCCTCGGTGGGCTTCAAGCTCGATCCGCGCAGCTACATCGTGACCGCCACCCGCTATGAGCATGACGATTTCGGCGCCAACCTGTGGCAGAGCATCATCTCGGTCGGCTACGGCTATATCGCGCTGAAGACCGAAAGCACCGAGCTGTCGTTCGAAGCGGGCCCTGGTTACAAGCGTTATCGCCCGGCGGATCTCACCCAGACGGTGAATGGCACGAGCACGCGAGTGCAGCAGGATATCCAGAGCGAAGCGGTGGGCCGCGGACTGGTCAACTACAAGTACCGCCTCACCGACAACACGGCGCTCGAGAATACGTTGCTGATCGAAGCGGGCTCGCAGAACAAGTACTACCAGAACGACATCGGCATGTCGGTCAGCATGACCAGGAAGATGGCGCTGAAGCTCGGTTACCAGGTGCGTTACAACAGCGACGTGCAGCAGGACACCAAGCACACGGATACGCTGCTCACCACCAATCTGCTCTACAACTTCTGA
- a CDS encoding patatin-like phospholipase family protein — protein sequence MSPSDIAPSSAKPAENKSTRKPTIALALGSGGAKGLAHIGAIQEIEAQGYEIVAIAGTSMGALIGGIYAMGKLEVYSDWVCSLAKLDVLRLVDWTLSGGGLIKGERIIGTLRKLIGDARIEDLPLAFTAVATDLDREREVWLTRGSLFDAIRASIAIPTVFRPHTLGDRRLVDGGLLNPVPVTPLIRDTADFLFAVSMDGPPDVSTPEVMPAAKTETPDSYRERVGEFIGKLIPHGAEKPREPGMLELLTQSMDLMQANLSRLRLAAYEPDLLIRMPRNVATVYEFYRARELIELGRMQARRALTHWQPTRRLNGAREP from the coding sequence ATGAGTCCTAGCGACATTGCTCCATCCTCTGCCAAGCCTGCTGAAAATAAGTCCACCCGCAAACCGACCATTGCGCTGGCACTTGGTTCCGGCGGCGCCAAAGGATTGGCGCATATCGGCGCGATCCAGGAAATCGAAGCGCAGGGTTACGAGATCGTCGCCATCGCCGGCACCTCCATGGGCGCCCTGATCGGTGGCATCTACGCGATGGGCAAGCTCGAGGTGTATAGCGATTGGGTTTGCTCGCTGGCCAAGCTGGATGTGCTGCGCCTGGTCGATTGGACACTATCCGGTGGTGGCCTGATCAAGGGCGAACGCATCATCGGCACGCTACGCAAGCTGATCGGCGATGCCCGCATCGAAGATCTGCCGCTGGCCTTCACCGCGGTTGCCACCGATCTGGACCGCGAGCGCGAGGTCTGGCTCACGCGAGGTTCGCTGTTCGATGCGATTCGTGCGTCGATTGCCATTCCCACCGTGTTTCGTCCGCATACGCTGGGGGATCGACGGCTCGTCGATGGTGGTTTGCTCAATCCCGTACCGGTGACGCCGCTCATCCGCGATACCGCAGACTTCCTGTTTGCGGTAAGCATGGATGGTCCCCCTGATGTCTCCACACCGGAAGTCATGCCCGCCGCCAAAACAGAGACGCCCGACAGTTATCGGGAGCGCGTTGGTGAGTTCATCGGCAAATTGATCCCGCACGGCGCGGAGAAGCCTCGTGAACCGGGCATGCTCGAACTGCTGACGCAGTCGATGGACCTGATGCAGGCGAATCTCTCACGGCTGCGCCTGGCCGCCTATGAGCCGGACCTGCTGATCCGCATGCCTCGAAACGTCGCCACCGTGTACGAGTTCTATCGCGCCCGTGAACTGATCGAACTGGGCCGCATGCAGGCACGGCGCGCACTCACCCATTGGCAGCCGACACGACGCCTCAATGGGGCCCGTGAGCCTTGA
- the rsmG gene encoding 16S rRNA (guanine(527)-N(7))-methyltransferase RsmG yields the protein MTSRHDLQTQLERGIAALGLQLPANAVERLLDYQELLARWNATYNLTAVRDPAEMITRHLLDSLAILPYVRGETLADLGTGPGLPGIPLAIAAPGRQILLVDSNGKKVRFLREAIRSLKLEGVRAVQSRVEDVEGQFDCVTARAFASLADMLAWGGHLLTKEGIWLAMKGKRPDDEMPAIPADFEVRGTHALSVPGLEGERHLVVLGRASC from the coding sequence ATGACTTCCCGCCACGATCTGCAAACCCAGCTGGAACGCGGTATTGCCGCGCTCGGACTGCAGCTGCCGGCGAACGCGGTGGAGCGCCTGCTCGATTACCAGGAGCTGCTGGCGCGCTGGAACGCCACCTACAACCTCACCGCCGTGCGCGATCCCGCCGAGATGATCACGCGTCATCTGCTCGATTCGCTGGCGATCCTGCCGTACGTGCGCGGTGAGACGCTGGCCGATCTGGGCACTGGCCCAGGCCTGCCCGGCATCCCGCTGGCGATCGCGGCGCCAGGCCGACAGATCCTGCTGGTGGACTCCAACGGCAAGAAGGTCCGCTTCCTGCGTGAGGCGATCCGCTCACTGAAGCTCGAGGGCGTGCGGGCCGTGCAGTCGCGTGTGGAAGACGTGGAAGGCCAGTTCGACTGCGTCACCGCGCGCGCCTTTGCCAGCCTTGCCGACATGTTGGCCTGGGGTGGTCACCTTTTGACCAAGGAGGGCATCTGGCTGGCCATGAAAGGTAAGCGTCCGGACGATGAAATGCCCGCTATACCGGCGGATTTCGAGGTGCGCGGCACCCATGCGTTGAGCGTGCCCGGCCTCGAAGGCGAGCGCCATCTCGTCGTGCTCGGTCGGGCAAGCTGCTAA
- a CDS encoding ParB/RepB/Spo0J family partition protein: protein MSAAKKRGLGRGLDALLGGDGAGSPSVIEQEGELRMLPIQQIQPGKYQPRRHWNDEALDELAASIRAQGLIQPVVVRAIGKNSYELIAGERRWRAAQRAQLSELPVLVKDVPEVAVPAMALIENIQRQDLTPLEEADALKRLIDDFDLTHQQAADAVGRSRAAVSNLLRLTELPHSIKKLLDESKLEMGHARCLLTLPESLAEGLALEAARHGWSVRELEEAARRAQTEPKGKAKHAPSRDPNVADLERQLAERFATRVELAQGRGGRGKLVIHYHSNDELEGILGKIR from the coding sequence ATGTCCGCTGCGAAAAAACGGGGGCTCGGACGTGGGCTCGACGCGCTGCTTGGCGGTGACGGTGCAGGTTCGCCGTCCGTGATCGAGCAGGAAGGCGAGCTGCGCATGTTGCCGATCCAGCAGATCCAGCCGGGCAAATACCAGCCACGCCGCCATTGGAACGACGAGGCGCTGGACGAACTGGCGGCCTCGATCCGGGCGCAGGGCCTGATCCAGCCGGTGGTGGTTCGTGCCATCGGCAAGAACAGCTATGAGCTGATCGCCGGCGAACGCCGCTGGCGTGCCGCGCAGCGCGCGCAGCTGAGCGAGCTGCCGGTGTTGGTGAAGGACGTGCCGGAAGTCGCCGTGCCGGCGATGGCGCTGATCGAGAATATCCAGCGCCAGGACCTTACTCCGCTGGAAGAAGCCGACGCGCTCAAGCGGCTGATCGACGATTTCGACCTCACCCACCAGCAGGCCGCCGACGCCGTGGGCCGCTCGCGCGCCGCCGTGTCCAACCTGCTGCGCCTGACCGAGCTGCCTCACTCCATCAAGAAGCTGCTTGACGAAAGCAAGTTGGAGATGGGCCATGCCCGTTGCCTGCTGACCTTGCCCGAGAGCCTGGCCGAAGGGCTTGCACTGGAAGCGGCGCGCCATGGCTGGAGCGTACGCGAGCTTGAAGAAGCCGCCCGTCGCGCGCAGACCGAGCCCAAGGGCAAGGCCAAGCATGCGCCGTCGCGCGACCCGAATGTCGCCGACCTGGAGCGCCAGCTGGCCGAACGCTTCGCCACTCGCGTCGAGCTCGCCCAGGGACGTGGGGGCCGCGGCAAGCTGGTCATTCACTATCACAGCAATGACGAGCTGGAAGGCATTCTCGGCAAGATCCGCTGA
- a CDS encoding LytR/AlgR family response regulator transcription factor, translating into MRVLIVDDEPLARARLAALLGECADVEIAGSVSDGEAALVALGEWHPDVLLLDINMPGMSGTALAQRLAGRSRPQVVFCTAYENHALHAFDLGAVDYLLKPVRLERLQEALQRARQRLVQAPRETANYLHGRLGGEQVRVALDDVICLLAEEKYVVVQHRGGQLLLEESLRQLEDAYPDQLIRLHRNCLVPSQRLIGLKTLSDGRVLARLGGTELTPEVSRRNLPTLRKLLRMG; encoded by the coding sequence ATGCGCGTACTGATCGTTGACGACGAACCCCTGGCGCGCGCGCGGCTCGCCGCCCTGCTGGGGGAGTGCGCCGACGTCGAGATCGCCGGCAGCGTAAGTGACGGCGAGGCCGCGCTCGTCGCGTTGGGCGAGTGGCATCCGGACGTCTTGCTGCTCGACATCAACATGCCCGGCATGAGCGGCACCGCGCTGGCCCAGCGGCTTGCGGGCCGATCACGACCGCAGGTGGTGTTCTGCACGGCCTACGAAAACCATGCGTTGCATGCATTCGACCTGGGTGCCGTCGATTATTTGCTCAAGCCGGTGCGCCTCGAGCGCCTCCAGGAGGCATTGCAGCGCGCGCGACAGCGCCTGGTGCAGGCGCCACGCGAAACGGCCAACTATCTGCATGGACGGTTGGGTGGCGAACAGGTGCGCGTCGCGCTGGACGACGTGATCTGCCTGTTGGCCGAGGAAAAGTACGTGGTCGTGCAGCATCGTGGCGGCCAGCTGCTGCTGGAGGAATCCCTGCGCCAGCTGGAAGACGCCTACCCCGACCAGCTGATTCGTTTGCATCGAAACTGCCTGGTGCCGTCCCAGCGCCTGATCGGCCTGAAGACGCTGTCCGATGGCCGCGTACTGGCGCGGCTCGGCGGCACCGAACTGACGCCCGAAGTCAGCCGTCGCAACTTGCCGACCTTGCGCAAGCTGCTGCGGATGGGTTGA
- a CDS encoding SPFH domain-containing protein — MNALITLVVLALIATFASAVKRVPADQVHSLYRRGKPYRLLQPGIHMTLPLVDHVVHRIDLSGQVLRFQEPLPNAHGVSGTVYWQVLEPERADAVIEQADQLIRGGALAALRQEPEAYSADRRDLGSRLKQAMNGALRERGMMVTRVELEFA; from the coding sequence ATGAATGCCCTGATTACGCTTGTTGTCCTGGCCTTGATCGCGACCTTCGCGTCCGCGGTGAAGCGAGTGCCGGCCGACCAGGTCCATAGCCTTTATCGGCGCGGCAAACCCTATCGCCTGTTGCAGCCGGGCATCCATATGACGCTGCCACTGGTCGACCACGTGGTGCACCGGATTGACCTCAGTGGCCAGGTGCTCCGCTTCCAGGAGCCGTTGCCGAACGCGCACGGTGTCAGCGGTACGGTGTACTGGCAAGTGCTGGAGCCCGAGCGCGCCGATGCGGTCATCGAACAGGCGGACCAGCTGATTCGCGGCGGCGCCCTGGCCGCGCTGCGGCAGGAGCCCGAGGCTTATAGCGCGGACCGTCGCGACCTGGGTTCGCGCCTGAAGCAGGCCATGAACGGCGCCCTGCGCGAGCGCGGCATGATGGTGACCCGGGTGGAGTTGGAATTCGCCTGA
- a CDS encoding DUF488 domain-containing protein produces MSINVKRVYEPAASDDGYRVLVDRLWPRGLKKEDAALDAWTKELAPSPTLRKWFGHDPARWEGFRHRYATELDAAAEHWRPLATQASRHRLTLLFGARDEEHNNAVALKCYLDAWLKAHGPH; encoded by the coding sequence ATGAGCATTAACGTTAAGCGCGTCTACGAACCCGCCGCGTCGGACGATGGTTACCGCGTGCTGGTCGATCGCTTGTGGCCGCGTGGACTGAAGAAGGAAGACGCTGCGCTGGATGCCTGGACCAAGGAGTTGGCACCTTCACCCACGCTGCGCAAATGGTTCGGCCACGATCCGGCGCGCTGGGAAGGTTTCCGCCATCGCTATGCCACCGAGCTGGATGCCGCCGCCGAACATTGGCGGCCGTTGGCGACGCAGGCCTCACGCCACCGCCTCACCTTGCTGTTTGGCGCGCGCGACGAGGAACACAACAACGCGGTGGCGCTCAAGTGCTATCTGGATGCGTGGCTCAAGGCTCACGGGCCCCATTGA
- a CDS encoding sensor histidine kinase — protein sequence MTAPATKPSTDSRSEHQLLPDFCSPPVIFALLIVAALTVTVMWLAPNNGHGWRGYSVGMLFANWLAMVIGVALCKLRPLLQRLPSLTPYAGVWLVMVLIVAGGSALVHWMDAAMQMELLSDSASTFVRNNTLIAALLGGALLRYFFVLTQWQVRLAAVTRAQVAALQARIRPHFLFNSMNTVAALVRVDPAAAERTVEDLSELFRAALGEHSTQDGTLGDELTLVDRYLAIEQLRLGDRLQVRRELDELPHAFPLPRLLLQPLVENAVRHGVQPLRAGGEVVLRGWRERDGIIIEIDNPRGGDPAPGGHGHGLDNVRQRVAYRYGPRAHVLAGPMGDRFVVRLQLPQD from the coding sequence ATGACGGCCCCCGCCACCAAGCCATCCACCGACAGCCGCTCCGAGCACCAGCTGCTTCCGGATTTCTGCAGCCCGCCGGTGATCTTCGCGCTGCTCATCGTCGCTGCGCTCACCGTCACGGTGATGTGGCTGGCCCCCAACAATGGCCACGGCTGGCGCGGCTATAGCGTGGGCATGCTGTTCGCCAACTGGCTGGCGATGGTGATCGGCGTGGCCTTGTGCAAATTGCGGCCGCTGTTGCAACGCTTGCCGAGCCTGACGCCATATGCCGGCGTGTGGCTGGTGATGGTGTTGATCGTGGCGGGCGGCAGTGCGCTGGTGCACTGGATGGACGCGGCCATGCAGATGGAACTGCTGAGCGACAGCGCCAGCACCTTCGTGCGCAACAACACGCTGATCGCGGCCCTGCTCGGCGGTGCGTTGCTGCGCTACTTCTTCGTGCTGACCCAGTGGCAGGTACGCCTCGCCGCCGTTACCCGGGCCCAGGTCGCCGCCCTGCAGGCGCGCATTCGCCCGCACTTCCTGTTCAACAGCATGAATACGGTAGCCGCGCTGGTGCGCGTCGATCCGGCGGCGGCGGAACGCACGGTGGAAGATCTATCGGAACTGTTTCGCGCCGCACTCGGCGAGCACAGCACGCAGGACGGCACCCTGGGTGACGAACTCACCCTGGTCGATCGCTATCTGGCGATCGAGCAACTTCGGCTCGGCGATCGCCTGCAGGTGCGCCGCGAACTGGACGAACTGCCGCACGCGTTTCCGCTACCGCGCCTGCTGTTGCAGCCGCTGGTCGAGAATGCGGTACGCCATGGTGTGCAGCCGCTGCGCGCAGGGGGTGAAGTGGTCCTGCGCGGATGGCGCGAGCGCGACGGCATCATCATCGAGATCGACAACCCCCGTGGCGGCGATCCCGCACCAGGCGGGCACGGGCACGGACTGGACAATGTCCGCCAGCGCGTGGCCTATCGCTACGGTCCCCGCGCACACGTGCTGGCCGGCCCGATGGGCGACCGTTTCGTGGTGCGACTGCAACTTCCGCAAGACTAG
- the hemC gene encoding hydroxymethylbilane synthase, whose translation MTLSILRIATRKSALALWQAEHVAAELRAAHPGLQVELVPMSTRGDEILDKPLATIGGKGLFLKELEVAMLEGRADLAVHSLKDVPAELEPGFSLPAILPRADAADAFVSNDFSDLAALPLGAHVGTSSLRRQALLRAVRPDLTLLDLRGNVGTRLAKLDAGHYEAILLACAGLERLGLAARIRSRLTAPDWLPAPGQAAIAIEARNDRPDVLDLLAVLDDADTRLAVTAERAMNHALGGSCTVPVGAWCTLTERGLHLRGMVGDVNSGRLLLAEAQADGDQAVALGLKVADALFAQGAKKLLGH comes from the coding sequence ATGACCTTATCCATCCTGCGCATCGCCACCCGCAAGAGCGCGCTCGCACTTTGGCAGGCCGAACACGTCGCCGCCGAGCTGCGCGCTGCCCATCCCGGCCTACAGGTGGAACTGGTGCCGATGTCGACGCGGGGCGACGAAATCCTCGACAAGCCGTTGGCCACCATCGGTGGCAAGGGCCTGTTTCTCAAGGAACTGGAAGTGGCCATGCTCGAAGGGCGTGCCGATCTCGCCGTGCATTCGCTCAAGGACGTACCTGCCGAACTGGAGCCGGGCTTTAGCTTGCCCGCCATCCTGCCACGTGCAGACGCCGCCGATGCCTTCGTGAGCAATGATTTCAGCGATCTCGCCGCGTTGCCGCTCGGCGCCCATGTGGGCACGTCCTCGCTGCGACGCCAGGCGCTGTTGCGCGCCGTGCGCCCTGACCTCACCTTGCTGGATCTACGCGGCAATGTAGGCACGCGTCTGGCCAAGCTCGATGCCGGCCACTACGAGGCGATCCTGCTGGCGTGCGCCGGCCTGGAGCGACTCGGTTTGGCCGCTCGCATCCGCAGCCGCCTCACCGCACCGGACTGGTTGCCGGCACCGGGACAGGCGGCCATCGCCATCGAGGCGCGCAACGATCGGCCTGACGTGCTGGACCTTCTGGCGGTACTCGATGATGCCGACACGCGCCTGGCGGTGACCGCCGAGCGTGCCATGAATCACGCGCTGGGCGGCAGCTGCACGGTTCCCGTGGGTGCCTGGTGCACGCTGACCGAGCGCGGCCTGCACCTGCGCGGCATGGTCGGTGACGTCAACAGCGGCCGCCTCTTGCTGGCCGAAGCGCAGGCAGATGGCGATCAGGCCGTCGCACTCGGCCTGAAGGTCGCCGATGCCTTGTTTGCACAGGGCGCGAAGAAGCTGCTCGGCCACTGA